The Xenopus laevis strain J_2021 chromosome 7S, Xenopus_laevis_v10.1, whole genome shotgun sequence genome includes a window with the following:
- the atoh7.S gene encoding protein atonal homolog 7-A: MKSDSPVHRESHTGCQSPCPLRCLPARLEGSTKRRLAANARERRRMQGLNTAFDSLRKVVPQWGEDKQLSKYETLQMALSYIMALSRILSEAERYSRTDPEEWTNIQYDHIEEEQCLSYMEVRCPRDCDRYLPQTFSH; this comes from the coding sequence ATGAAGTCAGATTCACCAGTGCACAGGGAGTCCCATACTGGATGCCAGTCACCATGCCCACTAAGGTGCTTGCCAGCCAGGCTGGAAGGCTCTACCAAGAGACGTCTGGCTGCCAATGCCAGAGAAAGGAGGAGAATGCAAGGACTAAATACCGCCTTCGATAGTCTGAGGAAAGTTGTACCACAATGGGGTGAAGACAAACAACTTTCCAAGTATGAGACTCTGCAGATGGCGCTGAGCTACATCATGGCACTGAGCAGGATCCTCTCGGAAGCAGAGAGGTACAGCAGGACTGATCCAGAGGAATGGACTAATATTCAATATGATCACATTGAGGAGGAGCAGTGCCTCAGTTATATGGAGGTGAGATGCCCAAGAGACTGTGATCGTTACCTGCCCCAGACTTTTTCTCACTAG